In the genome of Hymenobacter taeanensis, one region contains:
- a CDS encoding glycoside hydrolase family 25 protein, with product MKTLRRPVTRRRAASRRRPLLLALLVGLLGLGLFYGHYRRQINRYARRAYASWRSDHLTGLEKTPLLAGYSVHGIDVSAYQGRIDWPKVASHNVRFAFIKASEGVTLRDPRFRRNWEQAHVAGIYRGAYHYFQPNYDGARQANLFTRLVPLMPGDLPPVLDVEHPQFHDVHKMRQGIATWLRLVERHYGVRPILYSNYSFYRRYLAGHFDEYPLWLAHYEVDQPKLPRNKWIIWQHSDEAYVPGIKGTVDFNVFQGNFRRLLDLRIPPKPASSASR from the coding sequence ATGAAGACCCTTCGCCGCCCTGTCACCCGTCGCCGTGCTGCCTCCCGGCGCCGGCCCCTGCTGCTGGCTTTGCTGGTAGGCCTGCTGGGCCTGGGCCTGTTCTACGGGCACTACCGCCGGCAGATAAACCGCTACGCCCGCCGCGCCTACGCCAGCTGGCGTAGCGACCACCTTACGGGCCTCGAAAAAACGCCCCTGCTGGCCGGCTACAGCGTACACGGCATTGACGTATCGGCCTACCAGGGCCGCATAGACTGGCCGAAGGTGGCGAGCCATAACGTTCGGTTTGCCTTCATTAAGGCCTCGGAGGGCGTTACCCTGCGCGACCCACGCTTCCGCCGCAACTGGGAGCAGGCTCATGTGGCTGGCATCTACCGGGGCGCTTACCACTACTTCCAGCCCAACTACGATGGTGCCCGCCAGGCTAACCTGTTTACGCGCCTCGTGCCCCTGATGCCCGGCGACCTGCCCCCCGTGCTGGATGTGGAGCACCCCCAGTTTCATGATGTGCACAAGATGCGCCAGGGCATTGCTACCTGGCTGCGGCTGGTGGAGCGCCACTACGGCGTACGGCCCATTCTGTACTCCAACTACAGCTTTTACCGCCGTTACCTGGCTGGCCACTTTGATGAATACCCGCTGTGGCTGGCGCACTACGAGGTAGACCAGCCCAAGCTGCCCCGCAACAAGTGGATTATCTGGCAGCACTCTGATGAGGCCTACGTGCCCGGCATCAAAGGCACCGTTGATTTCAACGTATTCCAGGGCAATTTCCGGCGCCTCCTAGACCTACGCATTCCGCCTAAACCAGCCTCCTCGGCGTCCAGATAA
- a CDS encoding GNAT family N-acetyltransferase yields MIPLIAYTPRLTLVAASRALLTAELTKPQYFPVLLGAAMPAHWPPGEYDEAAMRFFLEQLTLGGKTAAGWYGWYAILRAGAETPTNVLVGTGGFHGPPSPDGTAELGFSISNDWQGRGLGTELAAGLITHAAQTGMVRRLTARTTLENAASQKILVQNDFVAGSLDIEGYLHFERKVEPVVTNS; encoded by the coding sequence ATGATTCCATTAATTGCCTACACTCCCCGCCTGACACTGGTAGCTGCCAGCCGTGCATTACTCACCGCTGAGCTTACCAAGCCTCAGTATTTCCCTGTTCTGCTGGGGGCCGCCATGCCGGCTCACTGGCCTCCGGGCGAGTATGATGAGGCCGCTATGCGCTTTTTTCTAGAGCAGCTTACGCTGGGCGGCAAAACCGCGGCGGGCTGGTATGGCTGGTACGCCATTCTGCGGGCCGGCGCAGAAACGCCCACAAACGTGCTGGTAGGCACGGGAGGCTTTCATGGCCCGCCCTCCCCCGATGGAACCGCCGAACTAGGGTTCTCCATCTCCAATGATTGGCAGGGCCGGGGCCTGGGCACCGAGCTGGCCGCCGGTCTGATTACCCACGCCGCGCAAACCGGTATGGTACGGCGCCTGACAGCCCGAACGACCCTGGAAAATGCGGCTTCGCAGAAAATACTGGTGCAGAACGACTTCGTTGCCGGTTCCCTGGACATTGAGGGCTACCTGCATTTTGAGAGGAAGGTGGAGCCAGTAGTAACCAACAGCTAA
- a CDS encoding PPK2 family polyphosphate kinase — translation MSRPASAYDLTKLPTRAPHSINKEQANRQLKRMRQELIELQDRLYAENRQSVLVVLQGMDASGKDGLIRRVFSGINPQGVQVHSFKEPTAEELAHDFLWRVHQQTPRRGMIQVFNRSHYEDVLITRVAGLISTEEAKRRFTAINAFEKLLQQAGTTVLKFYLHVSEKEQRERLEERVTDTSKQWKYEAGDEKKAQQWPQYRDVYEDVFQHCSPASCPWHIIPADQNWYKAYAVAEVLRDTMVKMNPQYPQYKADRPE, via the coding sequence ATGTCCCGCCCCGCCTCCGCCTACGACCTGACCAAACTGCCCACGCGGGCCCCGCACTCCATCAATAAGGAGCAGGCAAACCGGCAGCTAAAGCGCATGCGCCAAGAACTAATTGAGTTGCAGGACCGCCTCTACGCCGAAAACCGCCAGAGCGTGCTGGTAGTGTTGCAGGGTATGGATGCCAGCGGGAAAGATGGCCTAATCAGGCGGGTGTTTAGCGGTATCAACCCCCAAGGAGTGCAGGTGCACTCGTTTAAAGAGCCTACCGCTGAGGAGCTGGCCCACGACTTTCTGTGGCGCGTGCACCAGCAAACGCCCCGTCGGGGCATGATCCAGGTATTTAACCGCTCTCACTATGAGGATGTGCTGATTACCCGGGTTGCTGGCCTGATTAGCACGGAGGAGGCTAAGCGCCGCTTTACGGCTATTAATGCCTTTGAGAAACTTCTGCAGCAGGCCGGCACCACTGTGCTCAAATTTTACCTGCACGTATCGGAGAAGGAGCAGCGGGAGCGCCTAGAAGAGCGCGTAACCGACACCAGCAAGCAGTGGAAGTACGAGGCCGGCGACGAGAAAAAAGCGCAGCAGTGGCCCCAGTACCGCGATGTGTACGAAGATGTGTTCCAGCACTGCAGCCCCGCCAGCTGCCCTTGGCACATCATCCCCGCCGACCAGAACTGGTATAAGGCCTACGCAGTGGCTGAGGTGCTGCGCGATACCATGGTAAAAATGAACCCTCAGTACCCCCAGTACAAAGCCGACCGCCCCGAGTAG
- a CDS encoding Hsp20/alpha crystallin family protein yields the protein MNLISKDFIHNIAPQLDLLNTLGGGVAQAMMRVDKREKGVVVRVGLPSVSPDNFHVLLQNNTLTVYAEYRHTPEDQLSAPIFSHSMQLPANLDPNRVDAVFEGNELQIRIPFRDPAQAREITIKQR from the coding sequence ATGAATCTTATCAGCAAGGACTTCATTCACAACATTGCTCCGCAGCTCGACTTACTCAATACGTTGGGTGGTGGTGTTGCGCAGGCAATGATGCGCGTGGACAAGCGCGAGAAAGGCGTAGTGGTACGAGTGGGCCTGCCTTCTGTGAGCCCCGATAACTTCCACGTTCTGCTTCAGAATAACACTCTCACGGTGTACGCTGAGTACCGCCACACGCCGGAAGATCAGCTGTCGGCACCTATTTTCAGCCACTCCATGCAGCTGCCGGCTAACCTTGACCCCAACCGCGTTGATGCTGTGTTTGAAGGCAACGAGCTTCAGATCCGCATCCCCTTCCGCGACCCGGCTCAGGCCCGCGAAATTACCATTAAGCAGCGCTAG
- a CDS encoding DUF6799 domain-containing protein, with translation MKQYSILAVAAVLCATSLSTQAQTSMPARRAVQPKQKVVIKGATMKDGFLMKDGKVLMTRDAHTDALTSETTLVNGTKIGADGTVTMADGTTSTLKEGDYVSLTGRLTSASYKAQQDSLVQAQMAGGKGKVKSKKKVK, from the coding sequence ATGAAGCAGTACTCTATTCTGGCAGTAGCCGCTGTGCTGTGCGCCACTAGCCTGAGCACTCAGGCGCAAACCAGCATGCCCGCCCGCCGGGCGGTACAACCCAAGCAGAAAGTCGTGATTAAAGGAGCTACCATGAAGGATGGCTTCCTGATGAAAGACGGAAAAGTACTGATGACGCGCGACGCCCACACCGACGCGCTGACCTCGGAAACGACCTTGGTAAACGGCACCAAAATCGGAGCCGACGGCACCGTAACCATGGCCGACGGCACTACCTCCACCCTCAAGGAAGGCGACTACGTTTCCCTGACGGGCCGCCTGACCTCAGCTTCCTATAAAGCCCAGCAAGACAGCCTTGTGCAGGCTCAAATGGCGGGCGGTAAAGGCAAAGTGAAGTCGAAGAAAAAAGTAAAATAA
- a CDS encoding chloride channel protein yields MEQVLTNQSRIRPIITVLKPLSAAISIGTGGPFGAEGPVIATGGAFASNIGQLLRITHTERKILLAAGATAGMTAVFGTPLAGIFLAIELLLFEFSPRSIIPVALACLTGAAGHHLLFEAGPEFAMPHVTTPSNMALASYSAIGLAVGLLAVGITKGLHWLEEAFARLPLPWVLHPALGGLAVGAAAYVVPQVLGVGYYNITGLLSGSWPMQTVLLLGTFKLVAWSLSLGSGTSGGTLAPLLTVGAAAGALLGGLIMQVWPEAGVMLPLAALVGMSALFAGASRALLTSVVFGIELTGQSYALVALLGACTAAYVVSYFLMDHTIMTESMARRGVHTPYSYEPDALEKLTVGQVLRPGGLTLSAENTVGEVRQWLAKQETSKIPTHFVVVDAEGRFQGLVSFVEIYAHQPNLSAPLHTLIRQHPTPVLATDSLRTAISHMARANVDVLPVLEARNRLVVKGVLSYQEVLGALRTRLHEEEAREVSYSLRNKGIRILLRGQQLLQVQKFRNR; encoded by the coding sequence ATGGAGCAGGTGCTCACCAACCAAAGCCGGATTCGGCCCATTATCACGGTCCTGAAGCCGTTGTCGGCGGCTATTTCCATTGGTACGGGCGGGCCCTTCGGGGCTGAGGGCCCCGTTATTGCCACCGGCGGCGCCTTTGCCTCCAACATTGGGCAGCTGCTGCGCATCACCCACACTGAGCGCAAAATTCTGCTGGCGGCCGGGGCCACGGCCGGCATGACGGCCGTGTTCGGGACCCCGCTGGCCGGCATATTCCTGGCAATTGAGCTGCTGTTGTTTGAGTTTTCGCCGCGCTCCATAATTCCGGTGGCCCTGGCCTGCCTGACGGGGGCTGCGGGGCACCATCTGTTATTTGAGGCCGGGCCTGAATTTGCCATGCCTCATGTAACCACACCCAGCAACATGGCCCTGGCCTCTTACAGCGCTATTGGTTTGGCGGTAGGCCTATTGGCGGTGGGTATTACCAAAGGCTTGCATTGGCTCGAAGAAGCTTTTGCACGGTTACCACTCCCTTGGGTGCTGCACCCCGCCTTAGGTGGCCTGGCAGTAGGTGCGGCGGCCTACGTGGTGCCGCAGGTGCTGGGAGTAGGGTACTACAATATCACGGGGCTACTATCGGGCTCATGGCCCATGCAAACAGTGCTGTTACTCGGCACCTTTAAGCTGGTGGCCTGGTCATTGTCGTTGGGCAGTGGCACGTCGGGTGGTACGCTGGCTCCGCTGCTCACGGTGGGAGCTGCGGCGGGTGCCCTGCTGGGTGGCCTCATTATGCAGGTGTGGCCCGAGGCCGGCGTAATGCTGCCTCTGGCCGCGCTGGTGGGCATGTCGGCGCTTTTTGCGGGAGCATCCCGGGCGCTGCTGACCTCCGTGGTGTTTGGTATTGAGCTAACGGGCCAGTCGTACGCGCTGGTAGCGCTGCTGGGGGCCTGCACGGCGGCCTACGTGGTGTCGTACTTTCTGATGGATCATACCATCATGACTGAAAGCATGGCCCGCCGGGGTGTGCACACGCCCTACTCCTATGAGCCCGATGCCCTGGAGAAGCTGACCGTTGGGCAGGTGCTGCGCCCCGGTGGGCTCACGCTTAGTGCCGAGAATACGGTGGGCGAAGTACGGCAGTGGCTAGCCAAGCAGGAGACCAGTAAAATCCCGACGCACTTTGTGGTAGTAGATGCCGAAGGGCGCTTTCAGGGGCTGGTAAGCTTCGTTGAAATCTATGCCCACCAGCCTAACCTCAGCGCGCCGCTTCATACTCTCATTCGGCAGCACCCCACACCCGTGCTGGCCACCGACTCCCTCCGAACCGCCATTAGCCACATGGCGCGGGCCAACGTGGATGTGCTGCCCGTACTGGAGGCCCGTAACCGCTTGGTAGTGAAAGGTGTACTATCATACCAGGAGGTGCTGGGTGCTCTCCGGACCCGACTGCACGAAGAGGAGGCCCGCGAGGTGAGCTACTCGCTCAGAAACAAAGGCATCCGGATTTTGCTGCGTGGCCAGCAACTGCTGCAAGTGCAGAAATTCCGGAACCGCTAG
- a CDS encoding J domain-containing protein, with the protein MFNIVEYKDYYKILELDKSATKEQIRKQYRKLARKYHPDVNPNNPDAERKFKEVNEANEVLSDDDKRAKYDRLGADWQRYEQAGAGRGAGGFDWSQYAQGGGFGGYEAQGDPFGGADFSDFFSSMFGGMGGSQGGSARPRAGQDYQAELEMALEDAYQGGARTLNVNDKKLRISIHPGVEDGQIIRLRDQGAPGRNGGPSGSLYITIRLRPDARYTRTGNDLTMDVPISIYKALLGGEQVVETLSGPVKINIKPETQNGTRLRLRGKGFPVYRQEGQYGDLYLRLTLTLPQNLTEQEKDLFRQLAALHNE; encoded by the coding sequence TTGTTCAACATCGTGGAATACAAAGACTACTATAAAATTCTGGAGCTCGATAAGTCGGCTACCAAAGAGCAGATCCGCAAACAGTACCGGAAGCTGGCCCGCAAGTACCACCCCGACGTGAACCCCAACAACCCGGATGCGGAGCGCAAGTTCAAGGAGGTGAACGAGGCGAACGAGGTGCTCAGCGACGACGATAAGCGCGCCAAGTACGACCGGCTGGGTGCCGACTGGCAGCGCTATGAGCAGGCTGGAGCTGGCCGGGGTGCCGGCGGCTTCGACTGGTCGCAGTACGCGCAGGGGGGCGGCTTTGGCGGCTACGAGGCCCAGGGCGACCCGTTTGGCGGGGCCGACTTCTCCGATTTCTTCAGCTCCATGTTTGGGGGTATGGGCGGCAGCCAGGGCGGTAGCGCCCGGCCCCGCGCCGGTCAGGATTACCAGGCCGAGCTGGAAATGGCGCTAGAAGACGCCTACCAGGGCGGGGCCCGCACCCTCAACGTCAACGACAAAAAGCTGCGCATCAGCATTCACCCCGGCGTAGAAGATGGCCAGATCATCCGGCTGCGCGACCAAGGCGCCCCGGGCCGCAACGGCGGGCCCAGCGGCTCGCTGTACATCACCATCCGGCTGCGCCCCGATGCCCGCTACACCCGCACCGGCAACGACCTGACCATGGACGTGCCAATAAGCATTTACAAAGCCTTGCTAGGGGGCGAGCAGGTAGTGGAAACCCTCTCGGGGCCAGTAAAAATCAACATCAAGCCTGAAACCCAGAACGGCACCCGCCTGCGCCTGCGTGGCAAGGGCTTCCCGGTGTACCGGCAAGAGGGCCAATACGGCGACTTATACCTGCGCCTGACCCTAACGCTCCCCCAGAACCTCACCGAGCAGGAAAAAGACCTGTTCCGCCAGCTCGCCGCCCTGCACAACGAGTAG
- a CDS encoding septal ring lytic transglycosylase RlpA family protein — MPTLLLLRPLLLALVSASLGMLTSCAGGAETFTQSGKASFYADKFNGRKTASGTTYRPNKRTAAHNTLPFGTVVRVTNPRNHRSVKVTVTDRGPHAKGRVIDLSKKAARKIGIIDAGVAPVELKVLHRKKG; from the coding sequence ATGCCCACTTTGCTTTTACTACGGCCGTTGTTGCTCGCTCTGGTTAGTGCCTCGCTCGGCATGCTGACGAGTTGCGCGGGCGGCGCCGAAACGTTTACCCAATCGGGCAAGGCCTCCTTCTACGCCGACAAGTTCAACGGCCGCAAAACAGCCAGCGGCACCACTTACCGGCCCAATAAGCGCACCGCCGCCCACAACACCCTGCCTTTTGGCACAGTAGTGCGCGTTACCAACCCGCGCAACCACCGCTCCGTGAAAGTCACCGTCACCGACCGCGGCCCTCACGCTAAAGGCCGCGTGATTGATCTTTCCAAAAAGGCCGCCCGCAAAATCGGGATTATCGATGCCGGCGTGGCGCCCGTGGAGCTCAAAGTCCTACACCGTAAGAAGGGCTAG
- a CDS encoding efflux RND transporter periplasmic adaptor subunit codes for MKKILGVLLIVLVALSSWELPLWLAPTATPTPPLSAGAVALPGRFVAAGVSAPPAEKATGRSIQTARAGRVWEVYFTVGQRVRKGQVLVKLAHSLQTVEQQHLQAQIKQQQALCLQLAATASADVAAARTKLQELQQKLANTSPALAFEYVTAPEDGFVTGRSVTPGDYVALAQSVASFVTGMPADTTLLLSSVE; via the coding sequence ATGAAAAAAATACTTGGCGTGCTGCTCATTGTGCTGGTAGCGTTGAGTAGTTGGGAGCTGCCACTGTGGCTGGCTCCTACCGCCACCCCAACGCCCCCGCTTTCGGCCGGGGCAGTTGCTTTACCAGGCCGCTTTGTTGCTGCCGGAGTCTCGGCTCCCCCTGCTGAGAAGGCTACTGGCCGCAGCATTCAGACCGCCCGCGCTGGCCGCGTATGGGAAGTGTACTTCACTGTTGGCCAGCGCGTGCGCAAGGGCCAGGTGCTGGTAAAGCTGGCTCACTCCCTGCAAACCGTAGAACAACAGCACCTGCAGGCTCAGATCAAACAGCAACAGGCGCTTTGCCTGCAGCTGGCAGCTACTGCCTCTGCCGACGTTGCCGCGGCCCGCACCAAACTCCAGGAACTGCAGCAGAAGCTGGCTAACACCTCACCGGCCCTGGCTTTCGAGTACGTTACGGCGCCTGAAGACGGGTTTGTTACAGGCCGCTCCGTTACCCCCGGCGACTATGTTGCCCTCGCGCAGTCGGTTGCTTCTTTCGTGACGGGCATGCCTGCCGATACCACACTGCTACTTTCCAGCGTTGAGTAA
- a CDS encoding phosphopantetheine-binding protein, which produces MEQLVRHQVERMLRKKRHIPSLTFTPRTRLQEDIGLDSFDLIELAINLEHRFHIEIPDPELETLRTVQDVLNCVDTHLSPASASY; this is translated from the coding sequence ATGGAACAGCTCGTCCGCCACCAAGTGGAGCGTATGCTTCGCAAAAAGCGTCATATTCCCTCCCTCACATTTACTCCTCGCACGCGCCTGCAGGAAGACATTGGCCTCGACTCCTTTGACCTGATTGAGCTGGCTATCAACCTGGAGCACCGCTTTCATATTGAAATCCCGGACCCCGAACTGGAAACGCTGCGCACCGTGCAGGACGTGCTCAACTGCGTAGATACCCACCTCAGCCCGGCCAGCGCCTCTTACTAG
- a CDS encoding OmpA family protein → MLPRIPLPKALALGVAAWALAPLASHAQTADRKTAIGINVSAMQYKGSFGSDYWDWSENKYAPGITFSRYLSQGLDLQLSGNYVEFKKNAAAGAPLYGSNFATNVVNVNLGLKFKLFKEESFIRPYLLAAPGLTYMSREGVINRNNQVIRTDEDKNYFDLFGAAGLSFRLGDAASLFIQTGQHFPLGANIDGEPNRDDNKIDDRFLQHTIGLNINLGKAKDEDNDGVPDRKDKCPGTPAGVAVDMNGCPLDGDGDGVPDYLDKCPTEKGLAALEGCPDRDGDGVRDGDDKCPDTPGKAELQGCPDSDNDGVIDQNDKCPDTPGGVKVDASGCPIDSDGDGVPDYQDRCPNRPGPASNKGCPEMKLEEKKRLQEATKYIQFEFDKAVLKPTSFPTLDGLVQILNDYPDYFLGISAHADNIGNDDYNLRLSDERAASARDYMLRKGIPADRIVSHGYGESKPIATNETEAGRALNRRVEFDVYLPGDPNPAETKYGPAPEIPAAPVKATPAPTKKAPVKRAAPRRK, encoded by the coding sequence ATGCTTCCACGCATTCCCCTTCCAAAAGCGCTGGCGCTGGGAGTAGCGGCTTGGGCTCTGGCCCCGCTTGCCTCCCATGCTCAAACCGCTGACCGCAAAACCGCCATTGGCATCAACGTAAGCGCCATGCAGTACAAGGGCAGCTTCGGCTCCGACTACTGGGACTGGAGCGAGAACAAGTACGCGCCGGGCATCACGTTCAGCCGCTACCTCAGCCAGGGCCTCGACCTGCAGCTGAGTGGCAACTACGTTGAGTTCAAGAAGAACGCCGCCGCCGGAGCTCCGCTGTATGGCAGCAACTTTGCCACCAACGTGGTGAACGTAAACCTGGGCCTGAAATTCAAGCTGTTCAAAGAAGAGTCGTTTATCCGGCCTTACCTGCTGGCAGCTCCCGGCCTGACCTACATGAGCCGCGAGGGGGTTATCAACCGCAATAACCAAGTTATTCGCACCGACGAAGACAAGAATTACTTTGACCTGTTTGGGGCCGCTGGTTTGAGCTTCCGCCTGGGCGATGCGGCCAGCCTGTTCATCCAGACGGGCCAGCACTTCCCGCTGGGCGCTAACATTGATGGTGAGCCCAACCGCGACGACAACAAAATTGACGACCGGTTCCTCCAGCACACCATCGGCCTGAACATCAATTTGGGCAAAGCCAAAGACGAGGACAACGACGGCGTGCCTGACCGCAAAGACAAATGCCCCGGTACGCCTGCTGGCGTAGCCGTTGATATGAATGGCTGCCCCCTTGATGGCGACGGCGACGGCGTTCCGGATTACCTGGATAAGTGCCCCACCGAGAAAGGCCTGGCGGCGCTGGAAGGCTGCCCCGACCGCGACGGTGATGGCGTGCGCGACGGCGACGACAAATGCCCCGACACCCCCGGCAAGGCGGAGCTGCAAGGCTGCCCCGACTCGGATAACGACGGCGTAATTGATCAGAACGATAAGTGCCCCGATACTCCCGGCGGCGTGAAAGTAGACGCTTCGGGCTGCCCCATTGACAGCGACGGCGACGGTGTACCTGATTACCAAGACCGCTGCCCCAACCGCCCAGGTCCGGCCTCAAACAAAGGCTGCCCTGAGATGAAGCTGGAGGAGAAGAAGCGCCTGCAGGAAGCCACCAAGTACATCCAGTTCGAGTTCGATAAGGCTGTGCTGAAGCCTACCTCATTCCCGACCCTCGATGGCCTGGTACAGATCCTGAATGATTACCCAGACTACTTCCTCGGTATCTCGGCCCACGCCGATAACATCGGCAACGACGACTATAACCTGCGCCTCTCGGATGAGCGTGCTGCCTCGGCCCGCGATTACATGCTCCGCAAGGGTATCCCCGCCGACCGCATTGTGTCGCATGGTTACGGAGAGAGCAAGCCCATTGCTACCAACGAAACCGAAGCAGGCCGCGCCCTCAACCGCCGCGTAGAGTTTGACGTGTACCTGCCCGGCGACCCGAACCCCGCCGAAACCAAGTACGGCCCCGCACCAGAAATTCCGGCCGCGCCCGTGAAAGCTACTCCGGCGCCTACTAAAAAGGCTCCTGTAAAGAGAGCGGCCCCGCGCCGGAAGTAA
- a CDS encoding VF530 family DNA-binding protein, with amino-acid sequence MANPTNPADARDESGHLIRELHGITLAQILEYLVGHYGWPGLDQRIRINCFAVNPSIKSSLTFLRRTPWARAKVEELYIQTRTAEVLKKK; translated from the coding sequence ATGGCCAACCCAACTAACCCAGCCGATGCCCGCGACGAATCGGGGCACCTGATTCGTGAGCTGCACGGCATTACCCTGGCCCAGATTCTGGAGTATTTGGTAGGCCACTACGGCTGGCCCGGGCTAGACCAGCGTATCCGTATCAACTGCTTTGCCGTGAATCCCAGCATCAAGTCCAGCCTCACCTTTCTGCGCCGTACACCCTGGGCGCGGGCAAAAGTAGAGGAACTCTACATTCAAACCCGCACCGCTGAAGTGCTGAAGAAGAAATAG